One Acidobacteriota bacterium DNA window includes the following coding sequences:
- a CDS encoding EAL domain-containing protein — translation MNLPINLALQKIPIFNSLLAEPLDALSEIGRHEVIPENTTVFSEGDSPEALYLILSGRVQVLKKGQDGKNARLAILQTADFFGELALVDGAPRSATVQTIEPCELFVIQRRHFLEMLSQTPRLIPAVFASVIDKIHNFNKQFLLELLENQTLRDEMARECYRSISLIAAAANEASSTNQALQLVLDRLTGYIHWPVGHVYMADEQNGEGLFSSGVWFLDDEARFGQFRHLSEMIRYTPGVGIPGRILLHGKPIWGEDLSREMNCQRAGAALQAGLKSGFAFPVTVNKRVVAVLELFSDEVREPDRLLLEATEQIGAQLGRAIERKLLQEKLTHNAFHDPLTDLPNRALFLDHMAMSIGRAKRDRDYLYAVLFVDLDRFKLINDSLGHQAGDELLKETARRLRACVRTTDTVARLGGDEFGLLLDDLPQLSHVPRAIERIRTEMQRPILLASGEVFTNASIGVSLSSANYDDTNTALRDADTAMYRAKSKGPGNYAVFDPSMHESAVKRLRIDNDLRRALERNELRLLYQPIVMVDTASPVGFEALVRWQHPTLGLLGPMEFLPIAEDTDLIMPLTEWVLETGCRQAKEWNESFRTPVPISVSMNLAPKFFVRRDLYEVMRNYLSQLNIDPSCLKLEITEGQIMEDPPAVARMLERLADLGVRVHIDDFGTGYSSLGYLSTLRADGLKIDRCFVSKIGTEERNNAIIRSIVSLGEHLGMDVIAEGVETEEQRAYLVSVHCKHAQGYLFARPMEVSAATRFLEQGLFPGMNEQFPVTEFIGLQIINT, via the coding sequence ATGAACTTGCCGATCAATCTCGCGCTGCAGAAGATACCTATCTTCAACAGCTTGTTAGCAGAGCCATTGGATGCTTTGTCGGAAATCGGTCGCCACGAGGTTATTCCGGAAAACACCACAGTCTTCTCCGAGGGAGACTCGCCGGAAGCTCTATATTTGATCCTCTCGGGCAGGGTTCAGGTATTGAAGAAGGGCCAAGACGGGAAAAATGCCCGGCTGGCAATACTGCAAACCGCCGATTTTTTTGGAGAATTGGCTTTGGTGGACGGCGCACCGCGGTCCGCGACTGTACAAACGATTGAGCCCTGCGAACTCTTTGTCATCCAGCGCCGACATTTCCTGGAGATGCTCTCGCAGACACCTCGCCTGATCCCGGCGGTCTTTGCCAGCGTCATCGACAAGATACATAATTTCAACAAACAGTTCCTGCTGGAGTTGCTGGAAAATCAGACCCTGCGCGATGAGATGGCCCGCGAATGCTATCGCTCGATTTCGCTGATCGCCGCCGCAGCGAACGAGGCCTCCAGCACCAACCAGGCCTTGCAACTGGTGCTCGACAGGCTAACCGGGTATATCCACTGGCCTGTGGGGCATGTCTACATGGCCGATGAGCAGAATGGTGAGGGGCTGTTCTCCTCGGGAGTCTGGTTTCTCGATGATGAGGCGCGATTCGGACAGTTTCGCCATCTCAGCGAGATGATCCGTTATACCCCGGGAGTAGGCATTCCAGGCCGCATTCTGTTGCATGGCAAGCCCATCTGGGGGGAGGACCTGTCCCGCGAAATGAATTGCCAGCGAGCGGGCGCGGCACTCCAGGCAGGATTGAAATCCGGCTTTGCCTTTCCAGTTACCGTCAACAAGCGTGTCGTGGCGGTGTTGGAATTGTTTTCAGACGAGGTCCGGGAACCGGACCGTTTGCTCCTGGAAGCAACCGAGCAGATTGGCGCGCAACTCGGACGCGCCATTGAGCGCAAACTGCTACAGGAAAAACTCACGCACAACGCGTTTCACGATCCATTGACCGACCTGCCCAATCGTGCCCTGTTTCTCGACCACATGGCCATGTCCATCGGTCGAGCCAAGCGAGATCGGGATTATCTTTACGCGGTGCTCTTCGTCGATCTGGACCGGTTCAAGCTGATCAACGATAGCCTGGGCCATCAGGCCGGCGATGAACTGCTCAAGGAAACCGCTCGCCGCCTGCGTGCCTGTGTGCGTACTACGGACACGGTCGCCCGTCTGGGCGGAGATGAATTCGGCCTGCTGCTGGACGACCTGCCACAACTGAGCCATGTACCCCGCGCCATTGAGCGCATCCGGACGGAGATGCAGCGGCCCATCCTGCTGGCATCCGGAGAAGTGTTCACCAACGCCAGCATCGGCGTCTCGCTCTCGTCGGCGAACTATGACGACACCAACACCGCGCTGCGCGACGCCGACACCGCCATGTATCGGGCAAAATCTAAAGGCCCCGGCAACTACGCGGTTTTTGATCCCAGCATGCATGAGTCCGCCGTGAAGCGTCTGCGGATCGATAACGATCTGCGCCGCGCTCTGGAGCGCAACGAGCTTCGCCTCTTATATCAACCGATCGTGATGGTGGATACCGCCAGCCCCGTGGGATTTGAGGCGCTGGTGCGCTGGCAGCATCCCACGCTGGGACTGCTCGGCCCCATGGAGTTTCTGCCCATCGCGGAGGACACGGACCTCATCATGCCCCTCACGGAGTGGGTGCTGGAGACGGGCTGCCGTCAGGCCAAGGAATGGAACGAAAGTTTTCGCACGCCTGTGCCCATCAGCGTCAGCATGAATCTGGCGCCGAAGTTTTTTGTGCGCCGCGACCTGTACGAAGTCATGCGGAACTATCTTTCGCAGCTCAACATTGATCCATCTTGTCTGAAACTGGAGATCACCGAGGGTCAGATCATGGAGGATCCCCCGGCCGTGGCCCGCATGTTGGAGCGGCTGGCGGACCTGGGAGTGCGCGTCCACATCGACGATTTTGGGACCGGCTACTCCTCGCTCGGCTATCTATCCACGCTGCGCGCCGATGGCCTGAAGATCGACCGTTGCTTCGTCTCCAAGATCGGTACCGAGGAACGCAACAACGCCATCATTCGCTCGATTGTCTCGCTCGGTGAGCACCTGGGCATGGACGTGATCGCCGAAGGCGTGGAGACCGAGGAGCAACGCGCCTATCTGGTCAGCGTGCACTGCAAGCACGCCCAGGGCTACCTCTTCGCCCGCCCCATGGAGGTCTCTGCCGCGACGCGCTTCCTGGAGCAGGGCCTATTCCCCGGCATGAATGAGCAATTCCCGGTAACGGAATTCATCGGCCTCCAGATCATCAACACTTAG